The Myxococcales bacterium region GCCGTCGTCGTCGGCCTGCCGGCCGCGCTGCTTCGGCGTGTGTGGCTCCGCGCCGGCAGCGGCGGCCACGCCGCCAAGATCACGCGAGCCCTTACGCGCCAGGCGATGCGCGACACGCTGACGGTGACCGTGCCTTCGCTTCGAAGCGAGGAGGTCGAACTGCTGCTCGATGCGTCGCGCCTCCTCGAAGTGTCGCGCGGCGACGTCATCTTGCGCGGCGACGAGCGTCGCCCGTCGCTCTACATCGTCGCGGGTGGCCTCGTGCAATTCGAGACCGAGGGAGACGGGCCAAAGGGATACGCGTCGGCGCAGGACGTCTTCACCACGGGCGCGCGCGCTGTCGCGGCGCGTCCAACGTGGCTGATTCGGCTTGAGGACGCCGCCCTCGCCCCCAAAGCGCTCGTCGACGTGGCGGAGCGAGGCGCGCGGGACCGCGCTGACGGTGGGGCCCGCGTCGAAGACTTGGGCCGCCTCGTCGAGGGCCGGTCGCTCCTGTTGCTCGACGGCGACGCTTGCGTTCGCTGCGGCCACTGCGCCTCGGCGTGCGCCGACGCTCACGTCGATGGCTTGAGCCGAATCCTGCGCGCGGGCCCCATCGTGTCGCTCGCGGTCATGCCCCAGGCGATTCTCGCTTCGAGCTGCGAGCACTGCCGAACGCCCGCGTGCTTGCCGGCCTGCCCAACGGGAGCGATCCAGCGGAGCGAAGACGGACGCGTCGATCTTCGTCCCGAGCTCTGCACCGGATGCGGCAGCTGCGCGAAGGCCTGCCCCTGGGACAACCTTGCCCTGGCGCCGAGGCCCGGCGGCAAGGGCGCCGAGCCCGGCACCAGCGCGGACGTCGCCATCAAGTGCGATCTGTGCGCTGGAACTGGCCACGGGCCCGCCTGCGTGAGCGCGTGCCCAACGGGCGCGCTCATCCGCATCGATGGCCCCACGTCGCTGACCGCTGCGCCCATGGAGCGCGATGAACGCCCCGTCCTCAAGGCCGCCGCCGTCACGGCGCTCGTCGCGCTCGCGTTGGTGTTCCTCGGCGGCGCCGTGCGCGCCGCGCGCGTGCCCCTGGGCGTCGCGGCCGCCCTCGGTCTTGCCGTTCTGATGGCCTACGGCGCGCTCAAACGTCGCGCCGGAGTGCGACGCGTGCTCCGCCTTCCGGCGGCGACGGGGCAGGGGACAGCCAGAGACCGCTACCTGGCGCACGTCGCCATCGGTGTCGCAACCTTCGCCGCCGCGCTGGGTCACGCGCAGGGCTCCAGTCGCTCCACCACGTTGGCCCGAGCGACGCTCTTTGCGCTCTTCGCGGCGACGGCGAGCGGGGCCTTCGGTGCCCTTGTGTATCGCGCCCTACCACCACGGCTCTCGCGACTCGCCGGGCGAGAGTGGCTTCCGGAGACCGGCGCGGCGGAGGCGAAGCGCCTAGGCGAGCGCACCTTCGCAGAGCTCTCAGGACGTACCGAGCTCGTAAAGACCCTCTTTGCGCGCGTCCTCGATCCGTATCGGCGCTCGCCCTTCGTCCTGCTGCGACTCCTTACGACCAACGCCACCTTGGCCCGCGAAGTCGAGACCCTCGAGGGCCGAATCGAAGGACTCCTCGAGGGACGGGGGAAGGACAAACGTGAGGGGCTCGATCGACTCGTTCGCGCCGTGGCCGAAGAGGCATGCTTCCGAGCCGCGCGCGTGGCCCTCTTCGCGCTCACGGCGTGGCCCGCCGCGCACGTCGTCGCGGCGGTCGTCGTCGCTCTCTTGTGCATCGCTCACGGCGTCACGGAGGGCCTTGCACGATGACGCTCCGTGGCCGTTCGAGAAGCGCGCGCCGATACCAGGTGATGAGCGATCTCGTGACCCCGCGGGCGTTGCTCGTCGCGTCCCTCGCCGCCGCCGGCGCGACGGGCATTGGCCTCGCGCTGGCACCATCGGGATCGCTCGCGACGCCGGGCCCGCTCTCGGCGCCCCACACGAAGGCCAACGTGGCTTGTGCGAAGTGTCACGGTCGCGCCGAGTCGACGAGCCCCACGGCGCGCATCGAGGAACTAACGACGCTCTCCTGCATCGGTTGCCACGGCGCGCATGATCTTCGGCGAGGCCACAAGGGCGCGCTGGAGCAAGGCAAACTCGGCTGCGCCACGTGCCATCCGGCCCACGCGTCGGAGACGGTCACCTTCCTAGGCAACGGCAAGGCCCGTCACGCGACCCCCACGGGAACCAGCGAGGTGGCGGCGCCGCCCATCGCAAAGGGCGTCACCGTGCCCATCCTTCGCGCCGATCGTTGCGTGGGCTGCCACGACGCCGCGCGCCGAGGCGACCCGCTCGCACCGTGCGTGGACACCTCCGGCCGGACGAGCCCAGCGCTCGTCGTTCGCTGCCTCGCAGAACACGGTGAGTCGGGACGCGCGGCTGGCCGCGGCGTCTGCGAGGGGCAGCACCAGCCCGCGCGCTTCGCTGCGCAAGACGCCGCCGTCGCCATCGCTGCGGGGGCTACGCTTTCCGCGCGGCGACCCGTACTGGGGCTCGCCGGCTGGCTCTTTCTGGGCCCCTTGGCCATTGGCCTTGCGTCGTACGTCGGCGTTCGCATGGCGAAGCGTCGCTCCGCAAAGAGCGCCGAGCCACACCGGGCGCCGGCGGCGCAGAGGAGGCGACTGCCGGTCATCGACGCGAGCCGCTGTTTGGGCTGCTACGCTTGCGTCGACGCGTGCGCCTTCGACGTGCTCGCCATCGAACGCTACGTCGCGAAAGTTGCCCGCCCAGAAGCCTGCTGCAGCGCGACGACGTGCGAGACCGCATGCCCGAACGGCTCGCTGGTGATGAAAGACGTGAACGACCTCGCCGCCGCGGAGCCATGGGTAAGCGAGTCGCTCGAGCGCGAAGGAACACCGGGCGTGTTCTTGGCCGGCGACATCACCGGCGTGCCGCTCATCCGCAACGCCGTACTGCAAGGCCGGCAGGCCATCGACGCCATCGCCAAGAGCAAGCGACGCGCATCGTCGGGCCCTACTGTCGATGCCGATGTGGTCATCGTGGGCGCGGGCCCCGCGGGTCTCGCAGCATCTCTGCGCGCCGAGGAGGCGGGCCTTACGTACGTCACGCTCGAGCAAGGCGTGATCGCGGCAAGCCTCAAGAGCTTCCCTCGCGGCAAGCTCGTTTTCGACGCGCCCCTCGACTTGCCGCTCGAAGGCCAGCTTGCGGTGCGAGAGTGCACCAAGGAGGAGCTCGTGGCTCACTGGATGCGTATCGTGCGCACGAGGCGCCCCCGCATCCTCGAAGAGCACCGCGTGGTGCACGCGGAGCGCACCGGTGACGTGTTCACGATCGTCTACGAGCGCAAGGACGCGAGCCGAGGCCAACTCCGCGCCCTCGCGCTCCTCGTCGCCGTCGGGCAACGCGGCACGCCGCGGCGCCTCGACGCGCACATCGACGCGTCCGCGGAATCGCGCGTCCTCGATGCGCTCTACGACGCCCGTTCACTGATGGGCCGGCGCGTGCTCATCGTCGGCCTCGGCGACGTCGCCATGGAGGCCGCGCAGGCGCTCGCGCACCAACCGGGCACGGAAGTCACCGTGGTCCACCGGGGCGCGGGCTTTGCGCGAGGTCGCGAGAAGAACGTCACGGAGGTCCAAGGCCTCGTCATGGCGGGCCGCGTCCACCTCCTCCTGGAGAGCCAGGTCACGCGAATTGCCGACGCCGGAAGCGCGTTGGCCGTTACGGTTCTTGGCAAGGGCGGGGCCCAAGCGCTTGAGGTCGACGTCGTCCTCTCGCTCATCGGCGGCACGCCCTCGCGCGCCTTCTTGTCGGCGCTCTCGCCGCCATCGTCGCGGAACGCCCCCGAAAATTCGTGACCGCAGCCCCGCCGCCAACCCGTTAGATCGTTCCCGCACCTGGCCCGTCCAACCCCTCCATGAAACACACGGCCGTCGCCCTTTGGACCCTTGTCGGTGTCGCCCTCAGCTCAGCAGGGGCCTTTGCCGTGCCCCTCCCCGCCAACGCGGACCGTCCGACGGCCGATCCGATCGTAATCAGGCCCCAGGGGGACGACATGTCGCAGTTTTCGGGAGGCAAGACGTTGCTCCTCGACGCGCGCCTGGGCCACAAGGCGCTGCCGACCACGGGAGGCGAGACCTTCGTCTTCGCGTCGGTCGCCGGTCGCGACGAGTCCTCGCGCGCTGTCGCCGCGCCGCTCAACTTGGGCATCGTCATCGACCGGTCTGGCTCCATGAAGGGTCAACGCATCGTCAACGCGCTCGCCGCGGCGACGGGCACCATCGACCGCATGCGCGACGGCGACCTCGTCTCCGTCGTGAGCTTTGACGACTCGGCACAGGTCGTTGTCCCGCCGACGCGCATCTCTTCGTCGACGCGTGGCTCGGTGGTCTCGGCCATTCAGTCGATTCGCCTCGGCGGCGACACGTGCATCTCCTGCGGCCTCGACACGGCGATGAACGAACTGATGCGCGCCGGCGACTCGCGCGGCATCACGAAGATGCTCCTCCTCTCGGACGGCGCCGCCAACCAAGGCGTTCGCGACGTCTCGGGCCTCCGGCAGATCGCCGGGCGCATGCGCGATCGCGGCTGCAACATCTCGACCATCGGCGTTGACGTCGACTTCGACGAGAAGATCATGAGCGCCATCGCGACAGAGTCGAACGGTCGCCACCACTTCGTGGCCAACGCGTCGGAGCTGACGAACGTCTTCAATCAGGAGTTTGACTCGCTTCTGGCGACGGTGGCTCGCGAGGCGGAGCTCGAAATCGAGCTCGCGCCGGGCGTCGAGCCGGTGCAGGTCTTCGATCGCTCGCATCGGCGCTCCGGCCAACGCATCACGGTGCCGTTCGGTACCTTCAGCGCCAAGCAAGAGAAGACGGTCCTCCTCAAGGTCCGCGTGTCGGAGTCCCTCGCGCGCAGCGACAACCAGCCGATCGCGCGGCTCCGCCTCGCCTACGAGGACGCGGCGACGGGCCGCTTCGGCCGGGAGGAGACGCAAGGCGCCCTGGCCGCTCGCGTGTCGCGGTCAGCGTCCCTCGATGACCTCGACCCGTTCGTGGCGGCGCGCCTCTCGCGTAGCCTCACCGCGACCGCGCTCACGGAGGCCAACTCGCTCTTCGAGCGCGGCTTCGCCGAAGAAGCGCGCAAGCGCCTCACGAGCCAAGCCGATGAGGTCGGGCGCGTCGCGTCACGCGCGAAGACCGCAGCTCCGGCCGCCGCGAAGCCCGTGACGGCGGCGCGGCCGCTCGCCGATGACTTCGAGCAGCAGCTCGACGCCGTGCGGTCTGCCGAATCGAGCTTCGGCTCGGCGGCGGTGGGCGGCGCGGCAGCAGCTCCCGCGAAGCGCGAGGGCAAAGCGCAAGTCAGGACGAACCAAGCGAACGCCCAGTCGTTCGGGTTCTGACGCTGGCGGGAGCGGAGGCGGGTGGTGCCTGACTTTCGCCGACTCCTTCGCGAATCCACGAGAGGGAAGTAACCTCCGACGGTGGCCGAGCCCATCGACCTTCTGCCTCCGCCGCCCGACGGCGCGCGCATCACGACGACGCGCGGGCACACGAGACCCCGAGCCATCGCTTGGTTCGGGTTCTCGTCGTTCTGGGGCCACATGCGGCACCTGGTGGCGGCCGCCATCGCCACGGAGAACGTCGATTCCCGCAAGTGGATGGTGCCCGATGAACCCATCGAGCTGACAGAGCGCATCCTCGAGCTCCTGGAAGCAGCAGGAACCGCCCGCGACGCCTCGACCTTGCTCCAAGCGCTCGGGCGCGATCTGTGGCTCGACTTTGTGGCCGACACCGGCGACGACGTCAGCGTCAGCGAGCGCGTGGCCCAGCTCGTCACGGGGACGTACCGGAAGGACAAGGACCTAATCCTGCCGCGCGGCGACGTCCTGATGTTCGGCGGCGACACCGCGTACCCGGTGGCGACGGTGCGCGAGATCACGAGGCGCGTACTTGACCCGTGGAACCGCGTCTTCGAAGCCGCCGATGACCAGAAGAGGCGCGTGTTGCTCGCCATCCCCGGCAACCACGACTGGTACGACGGTCTCGACGGCTTCGCGCGCCTCTTTCAAGCGCCCTGCGCTTTCGAGGGAGAGCGGAGCGCCGACGAGGCGCTTCACCCAAGGACGAGCGAGTTCCCGCTGCTCGACTGGGCCGAAGCCTTCACTCGCGGTGAGGCGCGCCACAAGCCAGGCGCGCTCGCGTTCTTCGGCTACGTCGCGGTGCAGAGCGCGAGCTACTTTCGCATCCCTTTGGGGCCCGGCCTCGAGCTCTTCGCTGTCGATCGGCAGCTTCGACAGATCGACGAGCGACAGAAAGCCTACTTCGACTTTCCTCGCACACGCGCGCGCATCCTCTTTCTCCCCGATCCGGCCCGCGCGTGGGGCGAAACGCGGCCCACCGGAGCACAAGTCCTAAAGGAGCTCGCCATCGACGCGAACCAGTCGCCAACGCTCCTGGTTTCTGGCGACGTCCACCACTACGAGCGCTCCGAAGAGGGGCCCAGCGTCCACGTCGTCGCGGGCGGCGGCGGCGCCTTTCTCCACGGCGCGCGCGTCGCAAAGAACGGCCTCTACAAGATGCTCGCCGAGTTTCCGGGGCCGAAGGCGTCGGCCCGATACCTGACGGAGCTCCCGCTCTTCGTGGCCACAGGACGCGCAGGCCTCGTGCTGACGAGCGTCTTGGCCTTCGCCAACTTCCTCGCGCTCCGGGCAACCTTCCGTTGGGAGCGCGAGACGATGCTCGCCGTCGCGACGTCGATCGTGGTGGCCTTTGCCGTCGGCGCGGCGCTCCTCGTGGGCTGGCGCCGCCACCGCATGGGAAGAGTCGTTCCCTTCGCCATCCTGACGGGAGCCATCATTGGCCTCTTGCCGCTCGGTTTAGGGGTCGTCGCCGATCGGGTTGCGGTATCGGCGCTCGGCGAGTCGCTCGGCGGGCGTCTCGGCAGCTTCACGCTCGCGTGGGCCCTCGCGACCTTCGTGAGCGGGTTGGCCTTCGGGACCATGCTCGCGCTCATCGCCCGCCTCGGGTTGAATCACGCGCAACCCTTTGCAGCGTTGGGCATCCCGACCTACAAGCACTTTGTGCGGTTTCGCTTTCGCGCCGAAAACGACGAAACGAAGGTCGACGGCTACGTCATCGGCCTCGTTGATCCGCTGAGCGACGGGGCCAGGCCCGTCCTCGTCGACGAGTTCCATTTCTCGTCGCGGCGCGGCGCCACCACGGAGCCGCGGCCGTCGTGAGTCGCAAGAAGAAGCTCCTCTGGCTCGCGCCGCTGCTCGCGCCAGCGCTTGTCGGTCTCTGGCTCTATGGGCGGAGCCGCGGACCTCACCCCTGCGACGAGCCAAGGGATCTACCGGTCCCCGGCCGCGACGTCGTCGCGTGCGCCGAGCGCTACGTCCTCGATCAATGGTTCACGACGGCGTGGGGCAAGTTCGGCCCCCTTGATGCGGAGCCGAACGGCACAGGCTCTTGGTTTGATCTGGTGGGAAAGCACCGGGGAACACTGCGGCCGCTGCTCGAAAGCTTGTGCACGCACGCGAAGGATCCGCAGGGCGCCTTGGGTCACACGGCGCTCTTCGCACCGGCGGGCGGAGGCCAGGAATGCCGCGCCGTCTCCGTCACCCCACTCTTGGGTCCGTCGATGAAGGCCGAGAGCTGCGACTCGGTTCGCGCCAAGTCGACCTGCCACGAACGCGCCGCCGCCGTCGCTCGATGAGTTCGCCGGCGCGACGGCTCAGCGTGTCGCCGTCGCCGTCGCCGTCCAGATGGAGCCGTCGTCGAGCGTGCCGTTCATCGCGATCTTCAGCGCCGCGGAGCCGTTCGTATCGACCTTCGTGAAGGTTTGAAACTCCCAGAGGGCCGTCTTCCCAGCGGCCGTGCAGGGCGCCTCCACAGCCATCCGGTCCGGTCCGTTGCTGCGCAACGTAAACTCCGTGGTCGCGTTCGCGCCGGCCTTCAAGAGCCACGGGGCGCCGCCGTCGCACTGTTGAATCTGCGACGCCTTCTTCGGGCCATCGCCTGCGTCGAGCTCGACCGAGTCGAGCGTCTTGATGGCCTTGCCGGTGCCGTTCTTCACGGTGACGGTAAACCGCAGCACCGAGGTCGCGTGTTTTGACGAAGCCTGCTCGAGACTCACCTCGCCAGCGACGGCAGTTCCCGCCGCGTCGGACGAGCACGCCGGGACAGCGAAGAGGAGCGACAGGGCGAACGCGAGGGAAGGGAGGCGCATCGGCGCCGTTATAGGAGATTTTCCCGCGTCGATCCTCCCTAAGCGGCGGAAGCAGCGCCGGGCCGGATGTGCCGCTCGCCGGGTGCACACCTAGCGAATCTTGCCCTTCGAAGGGCCCCTGGGCGCCGTTGCTGCCAGGCCTGGACAGATGTACCGTACCGAGGTGTCCTTCGGGAAGAAACTCGGCCGCCTCACGCTTGGAGCGGTGCAGGAGCCACCGAAGGCCAGGAGCAGGCCGGCCGCCAATCTTCCGCCGGTCGGCGGCGCCGACGCGCCCCTCCCTGCGCGCGTCCTGCTCGACGACCTCCGCGCGAAGATGGACGCGATCCTCTCGCGTGCGCCCGTCACCCGGGCGCCCGCCACGCTCGACGCGCCCGAGCTCCCCTTCGTGACCGAGGTCACCGCGCTCGGCGACCTGCATCGGCGGGTCGTGCGCTTTCCACTCTCGCATCGGGTGGGGCACAAGAGCGTCGGCCCCGCGCACTCCGCCGATGCCGAACTGCTCGCGCTCCTGGCCCTTGATCCATCCATCGCTCGGGCGTCGCCGGCCGGCGCCCTCTACCTCGACACAGAGACCACGGGCCTCGCCGGCGGCGCGGGCACGGTGGCCTTCCTCGTGGGCCTTGCGTTCTTCGACGAGGGCGCGCTCGTCGTCGAACAGCTCTTGGTGCGGGCGCTCGGCGAAGAAGCCCCGATGCTCGAGCACGTCCGAAAGCGCGTTCTCGGCGCGTCGATGCTCGTGAGCTTCAACGGCAAGAGCTTCGACATGCCGCTACTCCGAACGCGCTTTGTCATGGCCCGCACCACGGCGCCGCCGGAGCCCGCGCACCTCGACCTCGTCCACGTGGCGAGGCGCATCCACAAGCGGCGCGGGTTTCCTTGCCGCCTCGTGACCATCGAGGAGCGCGTCCTCGGATTCCAACGCATCGACGACGTCCCCTCGGGCGAAGTCTCCGCCTGTTACCTGCACTTTCTCCGTACCGGAGAAACGGGTGCGCTGCTCGGCGTCATCGAGCACAACTTGCACGACGTCGTCACCATGGCGGCGCTCGTGGGCCTCTACGGCGAGCCGCTCGCGGGCAGCGAGCTCGTCCCGGATGATCTCGCCGGCGCGTCGCGCGTGCTTTCGCGGGCCGGCGCCAAGGACGCGGCGCGCGCCTTCGCCGATCGGGCGATCGAAGAGGGCGGCGGGGCCGACGCCCTGCGCGCGAGCGCGGAGATCGCGAAAGCGCGAGGCGATCGCGCGAGGGCGCTAAAGGACTTTCAAGCGGCCTTGGAGCGTGAGGACGATCCGAAAGTGCGCCTCGAGCTCGCGAAGCTCTACGAACATCACGAAAGGGATCTTGAGCGCGCCCTTGAGCTCACGCTGCGGGGCACCTCCGAGGCGCCGGAGGCTGAGTCGAAGCGCAAGCGCCGCCTTCATGCCAAGCTAGAAGCCAAGAGCCGTCGCGCCGAGGCCAGCGCCCCCTTGTTCGCGAGGCGTAAGTAGCTCGGGTCCCAGAGCGGGAGTGCGCAGCGACGACCACCGCCTCGGCGCGCGAACAAAAGTGCTCGTCCCGCCAAGGGCCGGGACCTGGTAAAACGCTGTTCGACGATCGCCCTCGCTTCCGCGAGGCGACCGCGAGGAGCACGCCGTGAACGAGCCCGAACGTTACGAGCCTTCCGCCATCGAACACGTCTGGCAGAAGTACTGGGAAGCGAACGACACCTTCCGCACCGAGCGCCGCGCTGGCCGCCCCAAGTATTACGTCCTCGACATGTTCCCGTACCCGTCGGGCTCGGGCCTCCATGTGGGCCACCCCGAGGGCTACACGGCGACGGACATCCTCGCGCGCTACAAGCGCATGAAGGGCTTCGACGTGCTCCACCCGATGGGCTGGGACGCCTTTGGTCTGCCGGCCGAGCAGCACGCCATCAACACGGGCACCCATCCGCGCGAGACGACGCTCAAGAACATCGGCACCTTCCGTCGCCAGCTCAAGATGCTCGGCTTCTCGTACGACTGGTCCCGTGAGGTCGACACGACGGATCCGAAGTACGTCAAATGGACCCAGTGGATCTTCCTCCAGCTCTTCAAGAAGGGCCTCGCGCAGCAGGCCGAGATTCCCGTCAATTGGTGCGCCGAGCTGGGCACCGTCTTGGCCAACGAAGAGGTCATCGATGGCAAGAGCGAGCGCGGCAACTTCCCCGTGGAGCGTCTCCCGCTCCGCCAGTGGCAGCTCAAGATCACCCAATACGCCGACCGCCTCGATGCCGATCTCGCGGGCCTCGATTGGCCCGAGACCAAGCTCAAGCAGCACCACTGGATCGGTCGAAGCGAGGGCGCCCTCGCAGACTTTGCCGTCGAAGGTCACTCCGGCAACAAGGACGGCAAGAAGATCACCGTCTTTACGACGCGCGTCGACACGCTCCCGGGCGTGACCTACTGCGTCCTCGCACCGGAGCACCCGCTCACGATGGAGCTCGTGAGCCCGGCGCAGCGTGAGGCCGTGGCGAAATACGTCGAGGAGGCCAAGCGCAAGAGCGACATGGATCGCTCCGACCTCTCGAAGTCGAAGAGCGGCGTGGCCCTCGGCGCGTCGGTCATCAATCCGCTGAACGGCGAGACGGTCCCCTTGTGGGTCGGCGACTACGTCATCGGCCACTACGGCACCGGCGCCGTCATGGCCGTGCCGGCCCACGACGAGCGCGATCACGCGTTCGCGAAGCAATACGGGCTGCCCATCCTGCAAGTGGTGGCGCCCTGGGGCGGAGGCAAAGTCGACGTGCAGACGTCGGCATTCACCGACGACGGCCTCGCCTACGAAGTGAAGAGCGACCTGCCCATCGCGAACGGAACGCCGAGCGAGAACGTTCGCAAACAGATCACCGCGTGGCTCAAGGAGCAGGGCAGGGGTGAGTCGAAAGTCACCTACCGCCTCCGCGACTGGGTCTTCTCGCGGCAGCGCTATTGGGGCGAGCCGTTCCCCATCTATTTCCCCGTCGAGACCAGCGGCGATCCGCGCAAGGACGGCGTCGCGTTCACCATTCGCTACGACCAGCCCATCGCGGTCGACGAGTCCGAGCTGCCGCTGCTCTTGCCTGACATGGAAGACTTCAAGCCCACCGGCGATCCGGAAGGGCCGCTCGCGCGCGCCAAGGACTGGCGCTTCTTCCAGCGCGACGGCAAGTGGTTCGCGCGCGAGACCAACACGATGCCGCAGTGGGCTGGCTCCTGCTGGTACTACCTCCGCTACATCGATCCGAACAACGACGCGGCCATCTTCTCGAAGGACGCCTACGACGCGTGGATGCCCGTCGACCTCTACGTGGGCGGCGCCGAGCACGCGGTCCTGCACCTGCTCTACGCGCGCTTCTGGCACAAGGTGCTCTTCGATCTGGGCATCGTGAAGCACGACGAGCCCTTCACCAAGCTCGTGCACCAAGGGCTCATCCTCGGTGAAGACGGCCAGAAAATGGCCAAGTCGCGCGGCAACGTCATCAACCCCGACGACATCGTGAAGGGCTTCGGCGCCGACGCCTTCCGCCTCTACGAGATGTTCATGGGGCCGCTCGAGCAAATGAAGCCGTGGCAAACAAGCGGCATCGAGGGCGTGCGCCGCTTCCTCGATCGCGTCTGGAACGTTTGCATCGGAGCCGCGCTCACCGACGAGTGCGACAAGGAGACGAAGAAGCTCCTCCACAAGACCATCAAGAAGGTCGGCGAGGACATCGAGCAACTCCGCTTCAACACGTGCATCAGCGCCATGATGATCCTGGTGAAACACCTGGGTGCGCTGCCCGCCGTTCCCCGCGAGGCCGCTCACGCCCTCGCGCTGATTCTGTCGCCGTTCTCGCCCCACATCGGCGAAGAGATCTGGAAGCGGTTCGGCCACGACAAGTCGCTGGCCTACGAGCCGTGGCCCGCCTTCGACGCCGAGCTCGTCAAGGACGATGTCATCGCCATTGGCGTCCAGATCAACGGCAAGGTTCGCTCGTCGGTCGAGTTGCCCGTCAACGCCGACGAGGCGGCCGCGCGCGCGATGGCGACGAGCGATCCGAAGCTCGTGCCGCACTTGGAAGGCAAGACCATCAAGAAGGTCATCTACGTGCCCGGCAAGATCCTCAACTTCATCGTCGGATGACCATGACGAGCGGCGCCGTGATTCGAGGCGCACAAGCACGGGCGACGGCGCGGCTCGTCCCATGGCTGCTGCTCGGGAGCGCGCTGGCGAGCGCGTCGTGCGGCTACCGGCCGCTTCACGCCGCGGCGCCCGAGGGCGAGGCGCTCGCCGTGGTCGTCACGCGGACACTCGTTACACCCGTCAGCGCCGCCGACGAGGTGGCGGCGGGCGTCCGCGACGCCTTGGCCGAAAGCTCTCTCCTTCGGCCCGGCGGGGACTACCCCCGCGTCGAGGTGGAGGTGCTTCGAATCGACCAGGAGAGCGACGGCATCGCCGGCGAGGGCCAGAAGCCGCTCGCGCGAGGCCTGCGCGTCGGGGTCGTCGCGCGCGCCCTCGTGCGCGCGCGCGAGGGCGACCCGGCGGTCCGCGACACGGGCGATCTCCGGGCGTTTACCGTTATCGGCGCCGAG contains the following coding sequences:
- a CDS encoding cyclic nucleotide-binding domain-containing protein, whose amino-acid sequence is MTLANVVWDAPALRGLDDRARGDLALVANRRTLEGGAELFRAGDAADHVFVVEEGTVLVKDGTGRLLRRVMQGEGLGEEALVFTFGARLASAVADGRAVVVGLPAALLRRVWLRAGSGGHAAKITRALTRQAMRDTLTVTVPSLRSEEVELLLDASRLLEVSRGDVILRGDERRPSLYIVAGGLVQFETEGDGPKGYASAQDVFTTGARAVAARPTWLIRLEDAALAPKALVDVAERGARDRADGGARVEDLGRLVEGRSLLLLDGDACVRCGHCASACADAHVDGLSRILRAGPIVSLAVMPQAILASSCEHCRTPACLPACPTGAIQRSEDGRVDLRPELCTGCGSCAKACPWDNLALAPRPGGKGAEPGTSADVAIKCDLCAGTGHGPACVSACPTGALIRIDGPTSLTAAPMERDERPVLKAAAVTALVALALVFLGGAVRAARVPLGVAAALGLAVLMAYGALKRRAGVRRVLRLPAATGQGTARDRYLAHVAIGVATFAAALGHAQGSSRSTTLARATLFALFAATASGAFGALVYRALPPRLSRLAGREWLPETGAAEAKRLGERTFAELSGRTELVKTLFARVLDPYRRSPFVLLRLLTTNATLAREVETLEGRIEGLLEGRGKDKREGLDRLVRAVAEEACFRAARVALFALTAWPAAHVVAAVVVALLCIAHGVTEGLAR
- a CDS encoding NAD(P)-binding domain-containing protein — translated: MTLRGRSRSARRYQVMSDLVTPRALLVASLAAAGATGIGLALAPSGSLATPGPLSAPHTKANVACAKCHGRAESTSPTARIEELTTLSCIGCHGAHDLRRGHKGALEQGKLGCATCHPAHASETVTFLGNGKARHATPTGTSEVAAPPIAKGVTVPILRADRCVGCHDAARRGDPLAPCVDTSGRTSPALVVRCLAEHGESGRAAGRGVCEGQHQPARFAAQDAAVAIAAGATLSARRPVLGLAGWLFLGPLAIGLASYVGVRMAKRRSAKSAEPHRAPAAQRRRLPVIDASRCLGCYACVDACAFDVLAIERYVAKVARPEACCSATTCETACPNGSLVMKDVNDLAAAEPWVSESLEREGTPGVFLAGDITGVPLIRNAVLQGRQAIDAIAKSKRRASSGPTVDADVVIVGAGPAGLAASLRAEEAGLTYVTLEQGVIAASLKSFPRGKLVFDAPLDLPLEGQLAVRECTKEELVAHWMRIVRTRRPRILEEHRVVHAERTGDVFTIVYERKDASRGQLRALALLVAVGQRGTPRRLDAHIDASAESRVLDALYDARSLMGRRVLIVGLGDVAMEAAQALAHQPGTEVTVVHRGAGFARGREKNVTEVQGLVMAGRVHLLLESQVTRIADAGSALAVTVLGKGGAQALEVDVVLSLIGGTPSRAFLSALSPPSSRNAPENS
- a CDS encoding VWA domain-containing protein, which encodes MSQFSGGKTLLLDARLGHKALPTTGGETFVFASVAGRDESSRAVAAPLNLGIVIDRSGSMKGQRIVNALAAATGTIDRMRDGDLVSVVSFDDSAQVVVPPTRISSSTRGSVVSAIQSIRLGGDTCISCGLDTAMNELMRAGDSRGITKMLLLSDGAANQGVRDVSGLRQIAGRMRDRGCNISTIGVDVDFDEKIMSAIATESNGRHHFVANASELTNVFNQEFDSLLATVAREAELEIELAPGVEPVQVFDRSHRRSGQRITVPFGTFSAKQEKTVLLKVRVSESLARSDNQPIARLRLAYEDAATGRFGREETQGALAARVSRSASLDDLDPFVAARLSRSLTATALTEANSLFERGFAEEARKRLTSQADEVGRVASRAKTAAPAAAKPVTAARPLADDFEQQLDAVRSAESSFGSAAVGGAAAAPAKREGKAQVRTNQANAQSFGF
- a CDS encoding ribonuclease H-like domain-containing protein; amino-acid sequence: MYRTEVSFGKKLGRLTLGAVQEPPKARSRPAANLPPVGGADAPLPARVLLDDLRAKMDAILSRAPVTRAPATLDAPELPFVTEVTALGDLHRRVVRFPLSHRVGHKSVGPAHSADAELLALLALDPSIARASPAGALYLDTETTGLAGGAGTVAFLVGLAFFDEGALVVEQLLVRALGEEAPMLEHVRKRVLGASMLVSFNGKSFDMPLLRTRFVMARTTAPPEPAHLDLVHVARRIHKRRGFPCRLVTIEERVLGFQRIDDVPSGEVSACYLHFLRTGETGALLGVIEHNLHDVVTMAALVGLYGEPLAGSELVPDDLAGASRVLSRAGAKDAARAFADRAIEEGGGADALRASAEIAKARGDRARALKDFQAALEREDDPKVRLELAKLYEHHERDLERALELTLRGTSEAPEAESKRKRRLHAKLEAKSRRAEASAPLFARRK